One Elaeis guineensis isolate ETL-2024a chromosome 10, EG11, whole genome shotgun sequence genomic window carries:
- the LOC105052987 gene encoding uncharacterized protein translates to MSPTAYRRARTKIRRPKFLSLRRHLVPPPPEMASVATDPAANDGVPACQQLDLFPLHPEHHLLQDREPPVSCLLDDDDGGGGAPTLTALLGGATSTGDGSSPAASPVSSSAVWDGDGDGLARRVLRGRERWVYCCSSAASSSEEEVASSGTGVDLWCGAPQALLLKLDYEEVLTAWSDRGSLYIDGDGPQVVPELHRTASPVFVEVGSMGLRVLESDRAEEGKEVGNREARVMRYKEKRRIRHFSKRIRYEVRKLNADKRPRWKGRFVRRKEE, encoded by the exons ATGAGCCCCACCGCCTACCGACGAGCCCGAACCAAGATCCGACGGCCCAAATTCCTCAGCCTACGCCGGCATCTAGTCCCCCCGCCGCCGGAGATGGCCTCCGTCGCCACCGACCCCGCCGCCAATGACGGGGTGCCCGCGTGCCAGCAGCTGGATCTCTTCCCGCTCCATCCGGAGCACCACCTCCTTCAGGACAGGGAACCCCCGGTCTCCTGTCTACTCGACGACGACGACGGCGGGGGCGGGGCACCCACCCTCACCGCCCTCCTCGGCGGCGCCACCTCCACCGGAGACGGATCGTCGCCTGCGGCGTCGCCGGTATCGTCGTCGGCGGTGTGGGACGGCGACGGGGACGGGCTGGCCCGAAGGGTGCTGCGGGGGCGGGAGCGGTGGGTGTACTGCTGCTCCTCCGCCGCCtcctcgtcggaggaggaggtcgCCAGCAGCGGCACCGGCGTCGATCTATGGTGCGGTGCGCCGCAGGCGCTCTTGCTTAAGCTGGACTACGAGGAGGTTCTCACCGCCTGGTCCGATCGGGGATCCCTCTACATCGACGGGGATGGACCTCAAGTCGTTCCTGAGCTCCACCGTACCGCCTCTCcg GTGTTCGTGGAAGTGGGGAGCATGGGATTGAGGGTGCTGGAGAGTGATCGGGCGGAGGAGGGGAAGGAGGTGGGGAACAGGGAAGCGAGGGTGATGCGTTACAAGGAGAAGAGGAGAATCCGGCACTTCTCCAAGCGGATCCGTTACGAGGTGCGGAAGCTCAACGCCGACAAACGCCCGCGGtggaag GGTCGATTTGTAAGGAGGAAAGAGGAGTGA